One region of Etheostoma spectabile isolate EspeVRDwgs_2016 chromosome 21, UIUC_Espe_1.0, whole genome shotgun sequence genomic DNA includes:
- the chmp2a gene encoding charged multivesicular body protein 2a — translation MDFLFGKRKTPEEMLKQNQRALNRAMRELDRERMKLEQQEKKIIADIKKMAKQGQMDAVKIMAKDLVRTRRYVKKFIMMKANIQAVSLKIQTLKSNNSMAQAMKGVTKAMATMNRQLKLPQIQKIMMEFERQSEIMDMKEEMMNDAIDDAMGDEDDEEESDTIVSQVLDELGLNLSDELSNLPSTGGSLSVAGGKKQEPQAALADADADLEERLNNLRRD, via the exons ATGGACTTCCTTTTCGGGAAGAGGAAAACTCCGGAGGAGATGCTGAAGCAGAATCAGAGGGCGCTCAACCGAGCCATGAGAGAACTGGACCGAGAGCGAATGAAACTGGAGCAACAGGAGAAAAAGATCATCGCTGACATCAAGAAGATGGCCAAACAGGGACAAATG gacGCCGTCAAGATCATGGCCAAGGATTTGGTTCGCACGCGGCGCTACGTCAAGAAGTTCATCATGATGAAAGCCAACATTCAGGCCGTCAGCCTGAAGATACAGACGCTCAAGTCCAACAACAGCATGGCGCAGGCCATGAAAGGCGTCACCAAGGCCATGGCCACCATGAACAGACAG CTGAAACTGCCTCAGATTCAGAAGATCATGATGGAGTTTGAGCGGCAGAGTGAGATCATggacatgaaagaggagatgATGAACGACGCCATCGACGATGCCATGGGCGATGAGGACGATGAGGAGGAGAG CGACACCATCGTGTCCCAAGTGTTGGACGAGCTGGGTCTCAATCTGTCCGATGAACTGTCAA ATCTCCCGAGCACCGGAGGAAGCCTATCGGTGGCCGGAGGGAAGAAGCAGGAGCCCCAAGCCGCCCTGGCCGACGCAGACGCTGATCTGGAGGAGCGGCTGAACAACCTCCGGAGGGATTGA